The following coding sequences are from one Collimonas arenae window:
- a CDS encoding SPFH domain-containing protein gives MHTTQEHICKTSDGYTPLAIFFLSGLLGLGILISSNATRPIAWVAVAIFLIIAAVFGLRGLYIVQPNQAAVLQLFGAYRGTVQDNGLRWSNPFLSKRKVSLRSNNLNMDKLKVNDKRGNPIEIAAAVVWKVEDSARAIFDVEDFQVFVKVQAEAALRHVATHFSYDDNGSENRNGEEELTLLRGGDKFLTMLVETLQSRTAAAGIMVQEARLTHLAYAPEIAGVMLRRQQAEAVIAARQKIVEGAVGMVEMALKALSDKKVVHLDDERKASMVSNLLVVLCADREVEPVINTGTLYH, from the coding sequence ATGCACACAACACAAGAGCATATTTGCAAGACCAGTGATGGCTATACGCCATTGGCGATTTTTTTTCTATCGGGGTTGCTTGGACTCGGCATCCTGATTAGCTCTAATGCAACGCGCCCGATTGCATGGGTGGCAGTTGCCATCTTCTTGATTATTGCTGCCGTGTTCGGCTTGCGAGGGTTATATATTGTGCAGCCCAATCAGGCAGCCGTATTACAGTTGTTTGGTGCATATCGAGGCACCGTGCAGGACAATGGCTTGCGCTGGTCTAATCCATTTCTCAGTAAAAGGAAGGTGTCTTTACGCTCAAATAACCTGAATATGGATAAACTCAAAGTCAACGACAAGCGTGGCAACCCTATTGAAATCGCCGCGGCTGTTGTATGGAAAGTTGAAGATTCGGCGCGCGCAATTTTTGATGTCGAAGATTTTCAGGTGTTTGTAAAAGTACAGGCGGAAGCTGCGTTGCGACACGTTGCAACTCATTTTAGCTATGACGATAATGGCTCGGAAAATCGGAACGGAGAAGAAGAATTAACTTTATTGAGAGGTGGTGACAAATTTCTGACGATGTTGGTTGAAACCCTGCAGAGTCGTACCGCTGCGGCGGGCATTATGGTGCAAGAGGCACGTCTAACCCATCTTGCCTACGCGCCGGAAATTGCCGGTGTGATGCTTCGTCGCCAGCAGGCAGAAGCCGTAATCGCGGCACGTCAAAAAATTGTCGAAGGCGCGGTTGGCATGGTCGAGATGGCTCTTAAAGCGCTATCGGACAAGAAAGTTGTGCACTTGGACGACGAGCGCAAGGCGTCGATGGTGAGTAATTTATTAGTAGTGCTATGCGCGGACCGCGAAGTTGAGCCGGTGATAAATACTGGCACTCTGTACCATTAA
- a CDS encoding DUF5076 domain-containing protein, whose product MKSEEKFIKQLPIPESAIRDEDAVEMLRVWIAERKLHCSMKVGMYQESMNIPEEKAWGTILADAARHLANAMESRYSTDAAESLRKIRDVFIDELGNPSSDADGDFIKKH is encoded by the coding sequence ATGAAAAGCGAAGAAAAGTTTATTAAGCAACTTCCTATCCCTGAATCCGCAATACGCGACGAAGATGCGGTGGAGATGCTGCGAGTATGGATTGCTGAGCGCAAGTTACATTGCTCAATGAAAGTTGGTATGTATCAAGAGTCAATGAATATTCCGGAAGAGAAAGCATGGGGAACAATCCTTGCAGATGCTGCACGACACTTGGCCAACGCGATGGAGTCTCGCTATTCGACGGATGCGGCGGAGTCATTGAGAAAGATTCGCGACGTATTTATTGATGAATTGGGGAACCCGAGTTCCGACGCGGACGGGGATTTTATAAAGAAACATTGA
- a CDS encoding DUF2199 domain-containing protein, translating to MLELVACSVCGELHSPDEIELAFKRPDAIAALSAIDREKFCKETEDLCAIWGKDDDSHRFFVRSLLPIKVVARSTPYNIGAWIEVSKEVFSRINELWDSDSQLHEPLYTGKLANEIPTRSGSLELNGHIQLTGPTTRPNFMISDTESTLFADQQLGVTEHQAAEYRK from the coding sequence ATGTTGGAACTTGTAGCCTGTTCAGTCTGTGGTGAGCTGCATTCGCCTGATGAAATCGAACTCGCCTTCAAGCGCCCGGATGCGATTGCAGCACTCTCGGCGATTGACAGAGAAAAATTCTGTAAAGAGACTGAAGACCTCTGCGCAATATGGGGCAAAGACGACGATTCGCATCGTTTTTTTGTGCGAAGCTTATTGCCGATAAAAGTTGTGGCTCGGTCTACCCCTTATAACATCGGTGCGTGGATAGAGGTATCCAAAGAGGTCTTTAGTAGAATTAATGAGCTTTGGGACAGCGACAGCCAACTTCACGAGCCGCTATATACAGGCAAACTAGCCAACGAAATTCCAACTAGGTCTGGCTCACTCGAATTGAATGGACATATCCAACTAACGGGGCCGACTACGCGCCCCAATTTCATGATTTCTGATACTGAATCGACCTTATTTGCCGACCAACAATTGGGCGTTACTGAACACCAAGCGGCAGAGTACCGAAAATAA
- a CDS encoding DUF2199 domain-containing protein, with protein sequence MSFTFKCNACGEIHEGMPSFDCHAPLSYYNIPEMERAGRCDLGSDDCVIDKQQYFVRGCIEIPVQGETEPFSWGVWVSLSEVNFLLWLKYFEEEKRSQVGPFFGWLNAWLKPYPDTIGLKTMVHLRDNGIRPYIELEPTVHPLAIEQRAGITVERVAEIYSLMMHQEGKSPLTR encoded by the coding sequence ATGTCGTTTACTTTTAAATGTAATGCTTGTGGCGAAATCCATGAGGGCATGCCGAGTTTTGATTGCCATGCTCCGCTTAGTTACTACAACATCCCAGAGATGGAGCGTGCTGGGCGCTGTGATTTGGGAAGCGATGACTGCGTAATCGATAAACAGCAGTACTTCGTTCGTGGATGTATTGAAATTCCAGTCCAAGGTGAAACGGAACCATTTAGTTGGGGAGTGTGGGTTTCGCTAAGTGAAGTTAATTTTCTTCTATGGCTTAAATATTTTGAAGAAGAAAAACGTTCACAAGTCGGACCGTTCTTCGGCTGGCTTAACGCGTGGTTGAAGCCTTATCCAGACACCATAGGTCTAAAAACAATGGTTCACCTGCGTGATAATGGTATTCGCCCATATATTGAACTTGAACCGACCGTTCATCCACTTGCGATTGAACAGCGCGCGGGAATTACCGTTGAGCGTGTAGCAGAAATTTATTCACTCATGATGCATCAAGAAGGGAAATCGCCTTTGACCAGGTAG
- a CDS encoding DUF5071 domain-containing protein has product MTPTTDLAALIPITKHETEKASALVRLGFPAVEPVMPQILEWLQDLNWPVGFIFQPFLIRIGQPLAPYIRNILAGQDDGWKYSLLVAVVAPSTELAQTLRPELEHLATSPSAGESKEEVDLIAIEILDALRSGAPEA; this is encoded by the coding sequence ATGACACCGACGACAGATTTAGCCGCGCTAATCCCCATTACAAAGCATGAAACGGAGAAGGCCTCTGCATTGGTGCGGCTTGGTTTCCCAGCAGTTGAACCAGTTATGCCCCAAATTCTTGAGTGGCTGCAAGACCTGAATTGGCCGGTTGGCTTTATATTTCAACCGTTTCTGATTCGCATTGGACAACCGCTTGCCCCGTACATTCGAAACATTTTAGCTGGTCAAGACGACGGTTGGAAATATAGCTTGCTAGTTGCAGTCGTCGCTCCGTCAACCGAACTTGCGCAAACTCTGCGACCTGAGCTTGAGCACTTGGCAACCAGTCCGAGCGCAGGAGAATCGAAGGAGGAGGTTGATTTAATTGCGATTGAAATACTTGATGCACTTAGAAGTGGTGCACCTGAAGCTTAG
- a CDS encoding PAAR domain-containing protein produces MVMRKIVVVGDKTTTAGVILPNANSTFSVGDASHKVALIGGQATCLACKGVGVIAKAGGPRRMNFMGEVALENDIVICGCPVHPKLVANLRQTMTYDDQAEALGNVAIPAAAGMIASSQVGESPAHANVSRPDEQVRAVDAKTGDPIADLAYYIEAPDGSTHNGYTDSAGLCDRLTTFQPQELKVWFGEDAEEKMRSA; encoded by the coding sequence ATGGTGATGCGGAAGATTGTTGTCGTAGGCGATAAAACTACTACGGCCGGCGTGATTCTGCCGAACGCGAACTCAACATTCTCGGTTGGCGATGCATCCCACAAGGTTGCGCTGATCGGCGGGCAGGCAACATGCTTGGCCTGTAAAGGTGTGGGAGTCATCGCTAAGGCTGGTGGTCCACGCAGGATGAACTTTATGGGCGAAGTGGCTTTGGAGAACGACATCGTTATTTGTGGATGTCCCGTTCACCCAAAACTCGTCGCGAATCTCCGTCAAACGATGACCTACGATGACCAGGCGGAAGCGCTTGGGAACGTAGCCATTCCTGCGGCAGCAGGAATGATCGCGTCGAGCCAGGTTGGCGAATCACCTGCGCACGCGAATGTCAGCAGGCCCGACGAACAGGTACGCGCAGTCGACGCAAAAACTGGCGATCCAATCGCAGACCTTGCGTACTATATCGAAGCGCCCGATGGATCGACACACAATGGCTACACTGACTCGGCCGGGCTGTGCGACCGACTCACGACGTTCCAGCCGCAGGAACTCAAGGTATGGTTTGGCGAAGATGCTGAAGAAAAGATGCGGAGCGCTTAA
- a CDS encoding DUF6714 family protein, translated as MNTEELLREIAITFPPIEKPNNLVISFHKDECFQCEYLRKDLSEFYGTLLPVKAIRTIHQEMSCLSAQGWRWVLPSYLTHCVSVKTVSDDMETEFLIYNLGPSQQFQDETLERLSALNFPQIDCLIHFLEWCSAHEHWAAYCPEDIERALSFMRTVKNDGAARD; from the coding sequence ATGAATACAGAAGAACTTTTAAGAGAAATTGCGATAACATTTCCACCTATCGAGAAACCCAATAACCTGGTTATTTCTTTCCACAAAGATGAATGTTTTCAATGTGAATATTTGCGCAAAGACTTGAGTGAATTTTATGGCACTTTGCTGCCAGTTAAAGCTATTCGTACGATACACCAGGAAATGAGCTGTCTTTCTGCGCAAGGATGGCGCTGGGTATTACCTTCGTATCTCACGCATTGCGTAAGTGTGAAGACCGTTTCCGATGATATGGAAACGGAATTTTTAATCTACAACTTGGGACCTAGTCAGCAATTTCAAGATGAAACGCTCGAGCGATTGTCCGCACTTAATTTTCCTCAAATTGACTGTCTCATACATTTTCTTGAATGGTGTTCAGCGCACGAGCATTGGGCCGCATACTGCCCTGAAGATATTGAGAGGGCTCTGTCGTTTATGCGAACAGTGAAAAACGATGGTGCCGCGCGAGATTGA